Sequence from the Plectropomus leopardus isolate mb unplaced genomic scaffold, YSFRI_Pleo_2.0 unplaced_scaffold17031, whole genome shotgun sequence genome:
TTTTacagggaaaacatttttagcaatatGAGCTCACTGagcaacaaacatttttcaaagatttcaggAGAAAATCAAagcttaaaataaatacttttaccATGAATACTATGagtaatgaaaatatattgaggaaaaacaagaaactttGTTGAATATGTATTACAGTAACATACTGTGACCttttctgaaaaagaaattgtgTGAATTTAGTGACAGATGAAGCTACATGTATTCCATTGGTTGGTGAGCACGTCTTTTCGACGATGGTTTCTCCTGCGTATGTTGATCCTCAGGcgttttttcacaaatttcctTTAACTCCTGCAATTATGTTGCTCCTCACTTGTATgaattcttgtttgttttgaacatTATCCACAAACTCTGAATCAAGGCGACTTTTCTGTGTGCCTTCTCAAATGCACTCTCAGATTGGACATTTTGATGAAGCTACTTCCACAGGTGGTGCAAAAGTacggcttctcacctgtgtgggtCCTGACGTGGACCATCAGGGTACATTTATGTCTGAAATCTTTTCCACAGGTCTTGCACGAAAACGGCTTCTCCCCCGTGTGGGTTCTCATGTGGCTTTTCAGTGTGGAGATCACGCCGAATCTCTGTCCGCAGGTGTTACAAACGAAtggcttctcacctgtgtgcGTTCTCATGTGGACCCACAAGTCACCGCGACGTCTGAAGTCTTTCCCACACGTTTTGCAAGAAATCGGCTTTTCGCCCTTGTGGTTCTTCGTGTGTTCGTTCAGCGCCGATCTCTGGCGGAATCTCTTCCCACACAGTTTGCATGGAAACGGTCTGTCGCCTGTGTGTGTCCTCGTGTGGATTGCCAGGCCACATTTACGCCTGAAAGCTTTCCCGCATGTTTTGCAGGTGAacg
This genomic interval carries:
- the LOC121964750 gene encoding gastrula zinc finger protein XlCGF49.1-like, whose translation is MRRLHNPEPKPKCKAKTQNLSHDSEEDDSQKRVTSDEPATSRNAESKPESEHHESISHTHDVNTSDKPESHRHTQTGKSPFKCDFCGKAFRFASRLQLHRRLHTGEKPFTCKTCGKAFRRKCGLAIHTRTHTGDRPFPCKLCGKRFRQRSALNEHTKNHKGEKPISCKTCGKDFRRRGDLWVHMRTHTGEKPFVCNTCGQRFGVISTLKSHMRTHTGEKPFSCKTCGKDFRHKCTLMVHVRTHT